The following are encoded together in the Lactuca sativa cultivar Salinas chromosome 1, Lsat_Salinas_v11, whole genome shotgun sequence genome:
- the LOC111881423 gene encoding lysine-specific demethylase REF6, translating into MGEEVFPWLKSLPLAPEYHPTLAEFQDPISYIFKIEEEASKYGICKIIPPVSASPKKTVIANLNRSLSARNPDSSPTFTTRQQQVGFCPRRHHRPVQKPVWQSGEIYTVPQFEVKAKSFEKSYLKRGSNSKKGLTALEVETLYWKAHVDKPFSVEYANDMPGSAFDQTGGGHGKKHGKKEIGDALTVGETEWNMRGVSRSKGSLLKFMKEEIPGVTSPMVYISMLFSWFAWHVEDHDFHSLNYMHLGASKTWYGVPRDAAVAFEDVIREHAYGGEINPIVTFATLGEKTTIISPEVLLRAGVPCCRLVQNAGEFVVTFPRAYHSGFSHGFNCGEAANIATPGWLKVARDAAIRRASINCAPMVSHSQLLYDLAISFSSSVPTSIKPEPRSSRLKDKLKVEGEASVKRLFLEDMMQNNNLLHNLGKGSAIVILPEEFSDKRNPVKSNGSQFGFGQNDGFKFSTNSSDSDDAVQDKKPMRKLSSFCASSSSLLASYNMGSGRYKGGECDKKPDPGIFSCVTCGILCYACVAIIRPTEAAAGYLMSADCKGISDLVAATEFFAANEDASVVDAESSLGKIPKRGHDGLFDVPIKSSDQIQNVDDNSGATSPTEAQKVNSSLGLLALAYGESSDSDDDDDDHVNKDHDHDDDEDVRGDMKDINDQTFECSIKLERNKSFKDSNCSKGRFDNEIESQNPLSDTHDSGKQTENIKTSCDEDSSRMHIFCLQHALEVEQRLRAVGGINILLLCHQDYPSLDSEAKLVATECGTHDRWTDLGFRESNKEDKEWIQSALDSSEATHGNRDWAVKLGINLFYSASLSRSPLYSKQMPYNLVIYSAFGHFTSSSPTKAKPSGRQKKIVVAGKWCGKVWMSNQAHPLLTERDPEEDEIGGPGSVLSNIKIEKRPEITEFRKSVRKRKKSCMVESSVKSKFAKVEAAAVAASGGFRRQPRTNLRKKTTATALLSRTITPPFSMDSGEESGGGGGGGGGSSRRLRKRIIKPPPSPEIKKMSGTKKVKKGLGSGPTMEALVRDEDEDGEFACDMEGCNMSFDSKQELIVHKRNVCPVEGCGKKFFSHKYLVQHRRVHMDDRPLQCPWKGCKMTFKWAWARTEHIRVHTGARPYVCTEDGCGQTFRFVSDFSRHKRKTGHSVKK; encoded by the exons ATGGGTGAAGAGGTTTTTCCATGGTTGAAGTCTCTCCCTTTAGCACCAGAGTACCACCCAACCCTAGCTGAGTTTCAAGATCCAATTTCATATATTTTCAAGATCGAAGAAGAAGCTTCCAAGTATGGAATCTGTAAAATCATCCCACCTGTCTCTGCTTCACCCAAGAAAACTGTAATTGCTAACCTGAATCGCTCTCTGTCCGCCCGAAACCCTGATTCATCACCTACATTCACTACCAGGCAGCAACAGGTCGGTTTTTGCCCTCGTAGGCACCATCGACCGGTTCAGAAACCTGTTTGGCAGAGCGGCGAGATATACACCGTGCCCCAATTTGAAGTGAAAGCCAAAAGCTTTGAAAAGAGTTACCTTAAAAGAGGATCAAATTCGAAAAAGGGTTTAACGGCGTTGGAAGTCGAGACACTTTACTGGAAGGCTCATGTGGATAAACCATTTTCAGTCGAGTATGCAAATGACATGCCCGGCTCGGCATTTGATCAAACGGGCGGTGGACATGGGAAGAAACACGGGAAAAAGGAGATTGGGGACGCCTTGACGGTGGGGGAGACCGAGTGGAATATGAGAGGGGTTTCAAGGTCAAAAGGGTCTTTGTTGAAGTTTATGAAGGAGGAAATACCTGGTGTCACTTCGCCCATGGTTTACATTTCCATGCTGTTTAGCTGGTTTGCTTGGCATGTTGAAGATCATGACTTCCATAGCTTGAATTATATGCATTTGGGTGCTTCGAAAACCTGGTATGGCGTACCCAGGGATGCTGCGGTTGCATTTGAAGATGTTATCAGGGAACATGCCTATGGAGGCGAGATCAATCCCATTG TGACTTTTGCTACTCTTGGTGAGAAGACGACAATTATATCTCCAGAGGTATTACTTAGGGCTGGTGTTCCTTGCTGCAG GTTAGTGCAAAATGCTGGAGAATTTGTTGTCACTTTCCCTAGGGCTTATCACTCAGGGTTCAGTCATG GATTTAACTGTGGGGAAGCCGCTAATATTGCGACACCTGGCTGGTTGAAAGTTGCACGGGATGCTGCAATTCGTAGGGCTTCGATTAACTGTGCTCCAATGGTGTCTCACTCTCAGTTGCTTTATGATCTTGCAATATCATTCTCTTCAAG TGTGCCAACAAGCATCAAACCCGAACCTCGAAGCTCCCGATTAAAAGACAAGTTAAAAGTTGAAGGAGAAGCTTcagtaaaaagactatttttagAAGACATGATGCAAAACAACAACCTTCTTCATAATCTTGGTAAAGGCTCTGCTATTGTAATTCTTCCGGAAGAATTCTCGGACAAACGGAATCCCGTTAAATCTAACGGAAGTCAATTTGGATTTGGTCAAAATGATGGATTCAAGTTTTCTACAAACAGTTCAGATTCAGATGATGCTGTTCAAGACAAAAAACCCATgagaaaactttcttcattttgtGCTTCATCGAGTAGTTTATTAGCTTCTTATAACATGGGAAGTGGAAGATATAAGGGCGGGGAATGTGATAAAAAACCAGACCCTGGTATTTTTTCATGTGTTACATGTGGGATTTTGTGTTATGCATGTGTTGCAATTATTAGACCTACAGAAGCAGCTGCAGGTTACCTCATGTCAGCTGATTGTAAAGGTATTAGTGATCTTGTTGCTGCTACTGAGTTCTTTGCTGCTAATGAAGATGCAAGTGTGGTGGATGCTGAATCCTCTTTAG GGAAAATACCAAAAAGAGGCCATGATGGTTTATTTGATGTTCCAATAAAATCTAGTGACCAAATTCAAAATGTTGATGATAATTCGGGTGCAACTTCACCTACTGAAGCACAAAAAGTGAATTCCTCCCTTGGCCTCTTGGCTTTAGCCTATGGCGAATCTTCAGattctgatgatgatgatgatgatcatgTCAACAAAGATCATgatcatgatgatgatgaggatgtgAGAGGTGATATGAAGGATATAAATGATCAGACTTTCGAATGTTCTATCAAGCTTGAAAGAAACAAAAGCTTCAAGGACTCAAATTGTTCAAAAGGTCGATTTGATAATGAGATAGAGTCACAAAATCCTTTATCTGATACACACGATTCTGGAAAACAAACtgaaaacataaaaacatcaTGTGATGAAGATTCTTCTAGAATGCACATATTTTGCCTTCAACATGCTCTGGAAGTAGAACAACGCCTCCGCGCTGTTGGTGGTATCAACATTCTACTCCTTTGTCACCAag ATTATCCCTCTTTAGATTCGGAAGCAAAGTTAGTTGCAACAGAATGTGGGACCCATGACAGGTGGACAGATCTTGGGTTTAGAGAAAGTAACAAAGAAGACAAAGAATGGATACAATCGGCTCTCGATAGTTCAGAAGCCACACACGGAAACCGAGACTGGGCTGTAAAATTAGGAATCAATCTTTTTTACAGTGCTAGCCTTTCCCGTTCGCCTCTTTACAGCAAACAAATGCCTTACAATTTAGTTATTTACAGTGCATTTGGACATTTCACTTCCAGTAGCCCAACAAAAGCAAAACCTTCCGGAAGGCAGAAAAAAATTGTGGTGGCAGGAAAATGGTGTGGCAAAGTATGGATGTCGAATCAAGCTCACCCGTTGTTAACGGAACGGGACCCAGAAGAAGACGAGATCGGTGGGCCCGGTTCGGTTTTATCAAATATAAAAATCGAAAAACGACCCGAAATCACCGAATTTAGAAAAAGTGTGAGAAAGAGGAAGAAGAGTTGTATGGTGGAAAGTAGTGTAAAAAGTAAGTTTGCGAAAGTCGAGGCGGCAGCGGTGGCGGCAAGCGGCGGTTTCCGGCGACAGCCGAGAACGAACCTAAGAAAGAAAACAACAGCCACCGCCCTTTTGTCTAGAACAATCACACCACCGTTCTCCATGGATTCAGGCGAAGAATCcggtggcggcggtggtggtggtggtgggtcgAGTAGGCGGTTAAGAAAAAGGATTATAAAACCACCGCCGTCTCCCGAGATTAAGAAAATGAGTGGGACGAAAAAGGTGAAAAAGGGTTTGGGTTCGGGTCCCACGATGGAAGCACTAGtgagagatgaagatgaagatggtgaATTTGCTTGTGATATGGAAGGGTGTAATATGAGTTTCGATAGTAAACAAGAACTTATTGTTCATAAAAGGAACGTGTGTCCGGTGGAAGGATGTGGTAAAAAATTCTTTTCACATAAGTATTTGGTGCAACACAGGCGTGTGCACATGGATGATCGCCCtcttcaatgtccatggaaaggTTGTAAAATGACATTCAAATGGGCGTGGGCTCGAACCGAACATATACGGGTCCACACCGGGGCAAGACCGTATGTGTGCACCGAGGACGGGTGCGGTCAGACTTTTCGGTTTGTATCGGATTTTAGCCGGCATAAAAGGAAGACTGGCCATTCGGTGAAGAAGTGA